DNA sequence from the Streptomyces sp. MST-110588 genome:
TGCCCAGCAGCGCGACCATGAACCGCCAGCCGAAGGGGTTCAGACCCCACATCCACTCGCCCAGCCCGATGATCCACTTCCCTATGGGCGGGTGGACGACGTAGGAGTGCTCGGGGCTGAGCAGGATCCGCTGCGGGTCGGCGACCAGCGCGTCGTTGGCGTTCTTCGCCCAGGTGCCCTCGTACCCGTACTGGAGCAGCGACCAGGCGTCCTTGGGGTAGTACGTCTCGTCGAATATCACCTTGCCCGGGCTGGCCAGGTTCCAAAAACGCAGGATTCCGGCGAACAGGGCGACCAGCAGCGGGCCGCCCCAGCCCGACCAGCGCGCGCAGCGGGCGGCGAGGGCCGGGCCCAGCCCCAGCCGCGTCCACACCCGGGTCCCCGGCCGGGGGAACGCGGGGACCAGTTGCTCGCGGACACCGGCCCGCGGACGGGCGGCGTAGCCGAAGTGGCGCAGCCGTCGCTGCCACGCACCGGGCGCTCGGTCGCGTTCCTCGGCGCGGTGGGCGTCTGTCGCGGTGTCACTCGTCACCGGGCCATCGTAGGGAAGCGGCCTGTGAACCGGGCCCGGCCGCGCGGCGGCCGGATGGGAGGAGCGGCGCGGCGACTGCGAGGATGGGCGGCGTGACAGGAACGCTCGTACTTGCAGGGACGCCCATCGGCGAGGTCGCGGACGCGCCGCCGCGGCTGGCCACCGAACTGGCGGCGGCCGATGTGATCGCCGCCGAGGACACCCGGCGGCTGCGCCGCCTCACCCAGGCCCTGGGCGTGCACACCACGGGCCGCGTCGTGTCCTACTTCGAGGGCAACGAGTCCGCCCGTACGCCGGAACTGGCCCAGGCGCTGGCCGACGGCGCGCGGGTGCTGCTGGTGACCGACGCCGGGATGCCGTCCGTCTCCGACCCCGGGTACCGGCTGGTCGCCGCGGCCGTGGAGCGCGGGGTGCGCGTCACCGCCGTCCCCGGGCCCAGCGCCGTGCTCACCGCGCTGGCCGTCTCCGGCCTGCCCGTGGACCGCTTCTGCTTCGAGGGGTTCCTGCCGCGCAAGGCCGGCGAGCGGCGCTCCCGGCTCCAGGAGGCCGCGGCCGAGCGCCGCACGCTGGTCTACTTCGAGGCGCCGCACCGCTTGGACGACACCCTCGCCGCCATGGCCGAGGCGTTCGGTCCCCGGCGGCGCGCGGCGGTGTGCCGGGAGCTGACCAAGACGTACGAGGAGGTACGGCGCGGCCCCCTGGAAGAGCTGGCGCGCTGGGCGGCGGAGGGCGTACGGGGCGAGATCACCATCGTCGTCGAGGGCGCCGCGGACACCGGCCCCCAGGACCTGGACCCCGGTGAGCTGGTGCGCAGGGTGCAGGTACGCGAAGAGGCGGGGGAGCGGCGCAAGGAGGCCATCGCCGCCGTCGCGGCGGAGGCGGGCGTACCCAAACGCGAGGTGTTCGATGCCGTGGTCGCGGCAAAGAATGCGGCGCGGACAGCACCGCCGGAAGGTAAATGACTAGCCTGGAAGGTAAAGCGTCGGTCCGCGCAGCGGGTCGCTTTACCTGCACCCTGTCAAATCTGGGCCAATAGGTAGAAGCACTGCTGCGTCACAGCCGGGAAAGGCGTCCACTGGGAGGTGGGACGTTCGTCCCCGGAGACCTTGTCCAGCGGGCAAGAGGAGCGGCTATGAGTGACATCGCGGGAACGCCGGGCACCACCAGTGGCACCCACCCCACCACCAGTACCGAACCCCCGGCACACGAGGCGTACGCCTTCGCGTGCATGAGGTGCGGCTACGGCTGGGAGCAGTCGTACGAGATAGTCCACCACGTCGACGCCCAAGGGCGCACCCACTGCTGGTACTACGCGGACGGCGAGCGCGTCCCGTCACCGCTGACCCGGCCCACCTGCCTGAACTGCGGCGGAAACGTCGTACGCATCATGCGCTCCGGGCAGGTCTCGATGGTCTCCGACGCCATGGCGAACATGTACCGGCGCTATCCCTCGGGCGCCGCGGAGGCCAGGGGCGGGGCCGGCGCGGGAGCCGTCCCCCAGCAGGGCACGGACTCCTCGGACGGCGTGGGCACGGCAGGCGTGGGCAAGGCGGGCACCGGGCCGGCGAGCGCGGGCGCGGCCCGGGCGGCGGACGGCACGCGGGAGCGCGCCGGCCACCACCACTGGCACCTCTCCGACCTGCTCCACCCCTTCCAGCACCACCGCAAGTGAGCCGCTCCGGCCGCCACCGCATCGGCGGCGGCCGGACCGCACCGGATGCCGTGGCCGCCTTCCTCGTAGGATCGCGGCCATGAGCAGCAGCACTGTCGGCAACCCGGGCAACCAGTCCCCCTCCCGCGGCGCGTCCAAGGACGCGCCGCCGCCGCTGCCCGAACCGCTTCGGGTACCGGTCGCCGACTCCCACACCCACCTCGACATGCAACAAGGCACGGTCGAGGAAGCCCTCGCCAAGGCCGCGTCGGTCGGCGTGCGTACGGTGATCCAGGTGGGCTGCGACCTGGCGGGCTCGCGCTGGGCCGCCGAGACGGCCGCCGCGCACGAGAACGTGCACGCCACCGTCGCCCTGCACCCCAACGAGGCGCCGCGGATCGTGCTCGGGGACCCGGACGGCTGGTCGCGGCAGGGGGCCCGTGCGGCGGGCGGGGACGCCGCCCTGGACGCGGCGCTGGAGGAGATCGAGGCGCTGGCCGCGCTGCCGCACGTGCGCGGCGTCGGCGAGACGGGCCTGGACCACTTCCGTACGGGCCCTGAAGGCATGGCCGCCCAGGAACGTTCCTTCCGCGCCCACATCGAGATCGCCAAACGCCACGGCAAGGCGCTGGTCATCCACGACCGCGAGGCCCACGACGACGTGCTGCGCGTGCTGCGCGAGGAAGGCGCGCCGCCCGTCGTCGTCTTCCACTGCTACTCCGGCGACGCCGAGATGGCCAAGGTCTGCGCCGAGGCCGGCTACTTCATGTCCTTCGCGGGCAACGTCACCTTCAAGAACGCCCGGCCGCTGCGCGAGGCGCTGGCGGTGGCCCCCGCCGAGCTGGTGCTGGTGGAGACCGACGCGCCGTTCCTGACCCCGGCGCCGTACCGCGGACGGCCTAACGCCCCGTATCTCATTCCGGTCACGCTGCGCGCGATGGCGGAGGTCAAGGGGATGACCGAGGACGCGCTGGCCACGGCCGTGGCCGCCAACACGGCACGCGCCTTCGGCTACCGGCCCTGACCGACGGCGGCGGCGCGGCAGGATAGCGCGGCGACGCTCCGTAGCGGGTCCGCTTTGGAGAGTCACCGCCGCTCCGCTACATTCCGGCCGACAACCGGTTCCCGTGGCACGTGGAGCGTCGTGAGTCATTCGCAGGGCAGCCACCGAGCCGCGCGCAGCCGCCGCGGCGTCGAAGCCGAGCCGCGCCATGAGGCTCCTGAGATCCACGAGTTCCGTGAGGCGTACGGAGCGCACACCCCCCTGTACGGCGCGCCGGACGCCTACGCCGCTCCCGTCTCCTACGCCGCCCCCGCTTCCTACGCCGCTCCCGCCACCTATGGCGGCTCCTACGGCCCGTACAGCGCTCCCGCCGCCCCGGCCGCCCCGGAAACCTACGACGGCCGGTACGGCAGCACGTACGAGGCGTACACCACGTACGAGACGTACGGCATGAGCGGCAGGCAGGGCTTCGGGCCGCCCCGCACCCACGACTACGCCTACCCGGCCCAGGACCCCTACGGGCCGCCGGAGACCTCCGCCGCCGGGACCTACGAGGCGTACCAGGCCCGCGACGCGCCCGGAGGGCAGGACACCCCCGGCGCCTCCGCCCAGCGGAGCCGGGTGCCCCGCCAGTCCCCTGGCGCCGCCCCCGAGCCCCCGGACCGCTTCCCGGGCTTCGGGCCGCTCACCGGCCTCGGCGACCCGGACGGCACCGACGGCCCGGACGCCTGCGAAACCCGCGCGCCGGGAGGCGGGCGGGCCGCCGCGCGCCGCGCCGCCCGCTCCACCCGCCGCCGGCGCGGCTCCTGCGGCGACCGGCCCGACGCCCTGCGCCGCCTGGTGCCGCAGGCCCTGGTGATGGTCTTCCTCGCGGGCGGCACCTCCGCCTTCGTCGCCGATGACAAGGCGATCCGGCTGAGCGTCGACGGCACCCCGCGCGACCTGCACACCTTCGCCGACGACGTCGGGGAACTGCTGAGCGCGGAGAACCTGGAACCGGGCGAGCACGACCTGGTCTCACCGGGCCGCGACGCCCCCCTGACCAACGGCGAGGAGGTCGTCCTGCGCCACGGCCGCCCCGTCCGGCTCACCCTCGACGGCGAGCGCCGCCAGGTGTGGACGACCGCCGACACCGTCCAGGGCGCACTGCGCGAACTGGGCGTACGGGCCGCGGGCGCCTACCTCTCCAGCCCCCCGACCAGCACATCGCCCGGCACGGCATCGACCTGGCCGTCCGCACCGAACGCACGGTGATCTTCATCGCGGACGGGCGGGAGCACCGGGTCCGCACCAACGCCGCCACCGTCCGCGAGGCCCTGGACGAGGCGGGCATCGAACTGCGCGGCCAGGACACCACCTCCGTCCCGCCCGACACCTTCCCGCGCGAGGGCCAGACCGTCTCCGTCCTGCGGATCACCGGCACCCGGGAGATCCGCGAGGAATCGATCCCCTTCGAGACGGTCAAGAAGGACGACCCCACGCTCTTCAAGGGCACGCAGGCGGTGGTCCAGCAGGGCGAGCCGGGCGTGCGCCGGGTCACCTTCCAGCTCCGTACGGTCAACGGCGTACGGCAGAAACCCCGCAAACTGGGCACGGAGATCGTCAAGACGCCCCGGGAACAGATCGTGCACGTCGGCACCAAGACCATGCCCGCCAGCGTGGCCGGCGCCGACCACCTGAACTGGGACGCGCTGGGGCAGTGCGAGGCCGGCGGGCGCGCCAACGCGGTCGACGCCTCGGGTACCTACGGCGGCCTCTACCAGTTCGACGTACGGACCTGGCACAGCCTGGGCGGCCGGGGACGCCCGCAGGACGCCCCCGCGCAGGAGCAGACCTACCGGGCCAAGAAGCTCTACATCAGCCGGGGGGCGAGCCCGTGGCCGGTCTGCGGCCGTAAGCTTCACCGGTGAACGAGCGCAGCGAGCGAACAACGGAAAGGCGCGCCCGGTGCCACCGCACGGCCGGGCGCGGCGGGGCCCAGGCATGAGCGACAGCACCACCACCGACGAGTCCGGCCCCCTGCTGGGCGCCGCCGACATCCGCGAACTGGCCGCGGCGCTGGGCGTACGCCCCACCAAACAGCGCGGCCAGAACTTCGTCATCGACGCCAACACGGTGCGCCGCATCGTACGGACCGCCGAGGTACGGCCGGACGACGTGGTCGTCGAGGTCGGGCCGGGGCTCGGCTCGCTGACCCTGGCGCTGCTGGAGGCGGCCGACCACGTCACCGCCGTGGAGATCGACGAGGTGCTGGCCGCGGCCCTGCCGTCCACCGTCGCGGCCCGCCTGCCCGGCCGCGCCGACCGCTTCGCGCTGGTCAACCAGGACGCCATGCAGGTCACCGAGCTGCCGGGCCCGCCGCCCACCGCGCTCGTCGCCAACCTGCCCTACAACGTCGCGGTGCCCGTGCTGCTGCACATGCTGGCCACCTTCCCCACCATCGACCGCACCCTGGTCATGGTCCAGGCCGAGGTCGCCGACCGGCTCGCGGCCCGGCCCGGCAACAAGGTCTACGGCGTCCCCTCGGTCAAGGCCAACTGGTACGCCGAGGTCAAGCGGGCCGGCGCAATCGGCCGCAACGTCTTCTGGCCCGCGCCCAACGTCGACTCCGGCCTGGTCTCCCTCGTACGCCGCACGACTCCCGTCCAGACCACCGCGAGCCGCGAGGAGGTCTTCGCGGTCGTCGACGCGGCCTTCGCCCAGCGCCGCAAGACGCTGCGCGCGGCCCTGGCCGGATGGGCCGGCTCGGCCGCCGCCGCCGAGGCCGCGCTGGTGGCGGCGGGCGTCTCGCCGCAGGCCCGCGGGGAGGCGCTGACGGTCCAGGAGTTCGCCCGTATCGCCGAGCACCGCACCTCCCAGGGACCCCGAGGAGCAGCCGCGTGACCCGCCCGCCCGCCGACGGCCCGCCCGCCGCACCGGCACCCGACGCCGCCCCCCGCGCCGGTTCCGGCCGGGCCGCCGTCACCGTCCGCGTCCCCGCCAAGGTCAACGTCCAGTTGGCCGTCGGCGGCGCACGGCCCGACGGCTTCCACGACCTGGCCAACGTCTTCCTGGCCGTCGGCCTGTACGACGAAGTCACCGCCGCCGCCGACGACACGCTGCGGATCACCGCCACCGGCCCGGACGTGGACCGCATCCCCCTGGACCGTACGAACCTGGCCGCCCGCGCCGCCGGACTCCTGGCCGCCCGGCACGGCATCGCCCCCGGCGTCCACCTGCACATCGCCAAGGACATCCCGGTCGCCGGCGGCATGGCCGGCGGCAGCGCGGACGCCGCCGCCGCGCTGGTGGCCTGCGACGCCCTGTGGGGCACCGGCGCCACCCGCGAGGAACTCCTGGAGATCTGCGCCGAACTGGGCAGCGACGTGCCCTTCAGCCTGGTCGGCGGCGCCGCCCTCGGGCAGGGCCGCGGCGAGCTGCTGACCGCACTGCCCACCGGCGGCACCTTCCACTGGGTCTTCGCGGTCGCCGACGGCGGACTGTCCACCCCGGCCGTCTACCGCGAGTTCGACCGGCTCAACGAAGGCACGGACATCCCGGCGCCCCAGGCCGCCCCCGGGCTGCTGGAGGCGCTGCGCACCGGGGACGCGGCGGCACTGGCCGCCACCGTCTCCAACGACCTCCAGCCCGCGGCGCTGTCCCTGCGCCCCTCCCTCGCCGCCACCCTGGAGGCGGGCGGCGCGGCCGGCGCGCTGGCCTCCCTGGTCTCCGGCTCGGGGCCCACCACGGCCTTCCTCGCCGCGGACCGGCAGGCGGCCGAGGATGTCGCGCGGGCCCTGTCGGCGTCCGGAACCTGCCGTTCCGTACGGGTGGCCGTCTCGCCCGTACCGGGAGCCCGGGTCCTGTAAGAACCGGCCCCGGGCGGCTGCCGGCCACATGGGATCCTGGAGTGGCCCACAGTGCGCGGCGGCCGGAGCCGCGCCGGCCGGTAGCAAGGAGCCCAATGGCCACCAACCTCGTCAATCTGGAAGCCGTCGGCAAGGTGTACGGCACCCGTGCGCTGCTCGACGGTGTCTCGCTCGGCGTCAACGAGGGGGACCGGATCGGCGTCGTCGGGCGCAACGGGGACGGCAAGACGACCCTGATCCGTATCCTCGCCAAGCTGGAGTCCGCGGACGCCGGACGCGTCACCCACGCCGGTGACCTGCGGCTGGGCGTACTGACCCAGCACGACTCGCTGGACCCGGCCGCGACCGTACGCCACGAGGTGATCGGGGACCTCGCCGACCACGAGTGGGCGGGCAACGCCAAGATCCGCGATGTGCTGACCGGGCTGTTCGGCGGTCTGGACCTGCCCGGCTTCCCGCTGGGCCTGGACACCGTCATCGGCCCGCTCTCCGGCGGCGAGCGGCGCCGGATCGCGCTGGCCAAGCTGCTGATCGCCGAACAGGACATGATCGTCCTGGACGAGCCCACCAACCACCTCGACGTGGAGGGCATCTCCTGGCTGGCCGGGCACCTGCGGGCCCGCCGCTCCGCGCTGGTGGTCGTCACCCACGACCGGTGGTTCCTGGACCAGGTCTGTACCCGCATGTGGGACGTCCAGCGCGGCGACGTCCACGAGTACGAGGGCGGCTACAGCGACTACGTCTTCGCCCGGGCCGAGCGGGAGCGGATCGCGGCCACCGAAGAGGCCAAGCGGCAGAACCTGATGCGCAAGGAGCTGGCGTGGCTGCGGCGCGGCGCCCCGGCCCGTACGAGCAAGCCGCGCTTCCGTATCGAGGCCGCCAACGAACTGATCGCGGACGTGCCGCCGCCCCGGGACACCGCAGAGCTGATGAAGTTCGCCGGCTCCCGGCTGGGCCGGACCGTCTTCGAGCTGGAGGACGTGACCGTACAGGCCGGTCCGAAGGTGCTGCTCAAGCACCTGACCTGGCAGCTCGGCCCCGGCGACCGGGTGGGCCTGGTGGGCGTCAACGGCGCGGGCAAGACCTCGCTGCTGCGGGCGCTGGCCGAGGCGGCCCGTACGGAGGGCGAGGCGCAGCCCGCGGGCGGCCGGATCGTGGTCGGCAAGACCGTGAAACTGGCCTATCTCTCGCAGGAGGTCGGCGAACTGGACCCGGCGCTGCGGGTGCTGGAGGCCGTCCAGCGGGTGCGGGAGCGCGTCGACCTGGGCAAGGGCCGGGAGATGACCGCCGGCCAGCTCTGCGAGAAGTTCGGCTTCACCAAGGAGAAGCAGTGGACGCCGGTCGGTGACCTCTCCGGCGGCGAACGGCGCCGGCTGCAGATCCTGCGCCTGCTGATGGACGAGCCCAACGTCCTGTTCCTGGACGAGCCGACCAACGACCTGGACATCGAGACGCTGACGCAACTGGAGGACCTGCTCGACGGCTGGCCCGGCTCGCTGATCGTCATCAGCCACGACCGGTACTTCATCGAGCGCACCACCGACCGGGTCTTCGCCCTGCTGGGCGACGCCACGCTGCGGATGCTGCCGCGCGGCCTGGACGAGTACCTGGAGCGCCGGCAGAAGGTCATCGACGCCGCCTCCCCCGCGCCCGCCCCGGAGGCGGCCCCCAAGCAGAAGCCCGCCGCCGTCAACCGCGCCGCACAGAAGGAACTCCAGCGCATCGAGCGCCAATTGGACAAGATCGGCGAAAAGGAGACCAAGCTCCACGCGCAGATCGCCGAACATGCGACCGACTTCGCGAAGGTGGCCGAACTCGACGCCCAGCTCCGGCAGTTGACGGGCGAGCGCGAAGAGCTGGAGATGCGCTGGCTGGAACTGGCCGAGGACGCCTGACCCCCGTCCGCCCGTCGGTGCGCGCCACCCCCTTTCCGGCACGCCGGCCAAGCCTTGGCCAAAGATGACCGCTTGCGTTCTGTGGCCTTGTCCGTACTATCCGCGTACGGACGAGGTCACATCGGCGTGCCGGAAGGCCCAATAGCACCTGGGGAAGCCCGTGATGCGCAATGGGCAGGATTACGGCGTCCCGGAGCCCTTCTTCTTCTCAGGGGGGCGCGCAACGTCGAACAAGCGTGTAGCTTCCGGGGTCAAGAGGCCTGGCGAGGGCCGGGGGGCTGAGATCGCCGGGAAAATTGGGGGGTGCTCTATGGGCGTGCGGCTCATGGTGGTCGACGATCACCGATTGCTCGCCGAGGCGCTCGCCTCGGCCTTGAAGTTACGCGGGCACCGGGTGCTCGCGGCAGCCGCGCCGAGCGCCGGGGCGGCGGACCTGGTGGTCAGCAGGGCACCGGAGGTGTGCCTGCTGGGCACGGCCGCGCCCGCCGAGCCGGGGGTCTTCGACCCGGTTCTGCGGATAAAGAAGGAACGGCCGCAGGTCGCGGTCGTGGTCCTCGGGCCGGTGCCCAACCCGCGCGGCATAGCCGCCGCGTTCGCCGCCGGCGCCTCCGGCTACGTACGGCACGACGAGCGCATCGAGGGTGTGGAACGCGCCATGATGAAGGCGCGGGCGGGCGAGGCGGCGGTCGCCCCCCAGCTCCTCCAGCAGGCGTTCGAGGAGCTGCTGCACCCGGCCGCGCAGCCGGACGACGAGGGCGCGCGGCTGCTCCAGATGCTCACCCCGCGCGAGGTGGAGGTGCTGGTGCGGGTCGCCGAGGGCGAGGACACCCGGCTGATCGCGGCCGGCATGGGCATAGCGCCGAGCACCGCCCGTACGCACGTCCAGCGGGTGCTGATGAAGCTGGGCGTGGGCTCCCGCCTGGAGGCGGCGGCGCTGGCGGCGCGCACCGGGCTGCTGGACCGGGCGGCGACCGGCGGCGCGGGGCAGGGCGACGCGCTGGG
Encoded proteins:
- the rsmI gene encoding 16S rRNA (cytidine(1402)-2'-O)-methyltransferase, with the protein product MGGVTGTLVLAGTPIGEVADAPPRLATELAAADVIAAEDTRRLRRLTQALGVHTTGRVVSYFEGNESARTPELAQALADGARVLLVTDAGMPSVSDPGYRLVAAAVERGVRVTAVPGPSAVLTALAVSGLPVDRFCFEGFLPRKAGERRSRLQEAAAERRTLVYFEAPHRLDDTLAAMAEAFGPRRRAAVCRELTKTYEEVRRGPLEELARWAAEGVRGEITIVVEGAADTGPQDLDPGELVRRVQVREEAGERRKEAIAAVAAEAGVPKREVFDAVVAAKNAARTAPPEGK
- a CDS encoding ABC-F family ATP-binding cassette domain-containing protein, whose protein sequence is MATNLVNLEAVGKVYGTRALLDGVSLGVNEGDRIGVVGRNGDGKTTLIRILAKLESADAGRVTHAGDLRLGVLTQHDSLDPAATVRHEVIGDLADHEWAGNAKIRDVLTGLFGGLDLPGFPLGLDTVIGPLSGGERRRIALAKLLIAEQDMIVLDEPTNHLDVEGISWLAGHLRARRSALVVVTHDRWFLDQVCTRMWDVQRGDVHEYEGGYSDYVFARAERERIAATEEAKRQNLMRKELAWLRRGAPARTSKPRFRIEAANELIADVPPPRDTAELMKFAGSRLGRTVFELEDVTVQAGPKVLLKHLTWQLGPGDRVGLVGVNGAGKTSLLRALAEAARTEGEAQPAGGRIVVGKTVKLAYLSQEVGELDPALRVLEAVQRVRERVDLGKGREMTAGQLCEKFGFTKEKQWTPVGDLSGGERRRLQILRLLMDEPNVLFLDEPTNDLDIETLTQLEDLLDGWPGSLIVISHDRYFIERTTDRVFALLGDATLRMLPRGLDEYLERRQKVIDAASPAPAPEAAPKQKPAAVNRAAQKELQRIERQLDKIGEKETKLHAQIAEHATDFAKVAELDAQLRQLTGEREELEMRWLELAEDA
- a CDS encoding 4-(cytidine 5'-diphospho)-2-C-methyl-D-erythritol kinase, encoding MTRPPADGPPAAPAPDAAPRAGSGRAAVTVRVPAKVNVQLAVGGARPDGFHDLANVFLAVGLYDEVTAAADDTLRITATGPDVDRIPLDRTNLAARAAGLLAARHGIAPGVHLHIAKDIPVAGGMAGGSADAAAALVACDALWGTGATREELLEICAELGSDVPFSLVGGAALGQGRGELLTALPTGGTFHWVFAVADGGLSTPAVYREFDRLNEGTDIPAPQAAPGLLEALRTGDAAALAATVSNDLQPAALSLRPSLAATLEAGGAAGALASLVSGSGPTTAFLAADRQAAEDVARALSASGTCRSVRVAVSPVPGARVL
- the rsmA gene encoding 16S rRNA (adenine(1518)-N(6)/adenine(1519)-N(6))-dimethyltransferase RsmA, which encodes MSDSTTTDESGPLLGAADIRELAAALGVRPTKQRGQNFVIDANTVRRIVRTAEVRPDDVVVEVGPGLGSLTLALLEAADHVTAVEIDEVLAAALPSTVAARLPGRADRFALVNQDAMQVTELPGPPPTALVANLPYNVAVPVLLHMLATFPTIDRTLVMVQAEVADRLAARPGNKVYGVPSVKANWYAEVKRAGAIGRNVFWPAPNVDSGLVSLVRRTTPVQTTASREEVFAVVDAAFAQRRKTLRAALAGWAGSAAAAEAALVAAGVSPQARGEALTVQEFARIAEHRTSQGPRGAAA
- a CDS encoding TatD family hydrolase, coding for MSSSTVGNPGNQSPSRGASKDAPPPLPEPLRVPVADSHTHLDMQQGTVEEALAKAASVGVRTVIQVGCDLAGSRWAAETAAAHENVHATVALHPNEAPRIVLGDPDGWSRQGARAAGGDAALDAALEEIEALAALPHVRGVGETGLDHFRTGPEGMAAQERSFRAHIEIAKRHGKALVIHDREAHDDVLRVLREEGAPPVVVFHCYSGDAEMAKVCAEAGYFMSFAGNVTFKNARPLREALAVAPAELVLVETDAPFLTPAPYRGRPNAPYLIPVTLRAMAEVKGMTEDALATAVAANTARAFGYRP
- a CDS encoding response regulator transcription factor, with translation MGVRLMVVDDHRLLAEALASALKLRGHRVLAAAAPSAGAADLVVSRAPEVCLLGTAAPAEPGVFDPVLRIKKERPQVAVVVLGPVPNPRGIAAAFAAGASGYVRHDERIEGVERAMMKARAGEAAVAPQLLQQAFEELLHPAAQPDDEGARLLQMLTPREVEVLVRVAEGEDTRLIAAGMGIAPSTARTHVQRVLMKLGVGSRLEAAALAARTGLLDRAATGGAGQGDALGPAGGAPPV